In the Mustelus asterias chromosome 26 unlocalized genomic scaffold, sMusAst1.hap1.1 SUPER_26_unloc_18, whole genome shotgun sequence genome, one interval contains:
- the LOC144482112 gene encoding putative G-protein coupled receptor 139, which produces MKPRGNETKKKSCIGANLATIAILAFRKCGLSKSVTRYLLAMATADLLLIIIDLILRHIPIVYWEHFYFLWSMRVCNIHAVLLYASTDCSVWFTVTFTFDRCVAICCQKLKNQYCTEKMAAGVLATVVVLSCFKNIFWYFMLSDEYFMRNKPWFCLVTFSVQTSPVWIIVEFLHHILTPCLPFVLIFLINVVTIRHIIVNSRARRRLRAANTGDSSKDPEIDSRRKSIILLFVISLNFIVLWAAIMVFSVCRRMYYLMDNYVLISDVVQEMGFMLQLLGCCTNTCIYAVTQTMFREQLKIVLKYPFISVVQCIQSYKELNH; this is translated from the exons ATGAAGCCTCGAGGGAACGAGACAAAAAAGAAATCCTGTATTGGGG CGAACTTAGCTACGATTGCGATCTTAGCCTTTCgaaaatgtggtctctccaaatctgTCACACGCTACCTGctggccatggcaacagcagatctaCTCCTTATTATTATCGATTTGATATTAagacacattccaattgtttACTGGGAACATTTTTACTTTCTGTGGTCCATGcgtgtgtgtaatatccatgcAGTTCTCCTGTATGCATCAACTGACTGTTCTGTTTGGTTTACTgtgactttcacctttgatcgttgTGTTgctatttgttgccagaagctgaaaaatcAATATTGTACAGAGAAAATGGCTGCTGGGGTTCTGGCAACTGTTGTTGTGCTGAGCTGTttcaagaacatcttctggtattttatgttgtcCGACGAATACTTTATGAGGAACAAACCATGGTTCTGTTTGGTAACATTCAGTGTTCAGACGTCTCCAGTTTGGATAATTGTCGAGTTTCTGCATCACATTCTAACCCCATGCTtaccatttgtcctgattttctTGATCAATGTTGTCACCATCAGGcacattatagtgaatagcagagcCCGTAGAAGACTTCGAGCTGCAAACACCGGGGATAGTTCCAAAGACCCAGAGATAGATAGTCGACGGAAATCTATAatcttactgtttgttatctctttGAATTTCATTGTGTTGTGGGCTGCTATAATGGTGTTTTCTGTATGCAGGCGGATGTATTATCTAATGGATAATTATGTACTGATAAGTGATGTTGTGCAGGAAATGGGCTTCATGTTGCAGCTGCtgggttgctgcacaaacacttgcatCTATGCTGTGACCCAGACTATGTTCAGAGAACAATTGAAAATTGTGCTCAAATATCCGTTTATTTCTGTTGTTCAATGCATTCAAAGTTATAAAGAACTGAATCACTGA